The Bdellovibrio bacteriovorus W nucleotide sequence AGGCCCGTTAGAGCTGGTACAAACTCAACTCCATCTGTATCACTCACTTTTTTTGCGAGAGCTTCGACCTCGTCAGAGCTTTGAATCAAACCCAATCCATCCCTTAACCACTGTACAGCAGCTCCGCATACAAAGGCTCCGCCCTCTAGGGCATAGGTGAAATCATCATCTTTTAATTTCCACGCCACCGTCGTTAGTAAGTTCGATTTTGATTTCACGCGCTTTGTGCCCGTGTTGAGCAAGATAAAGCTTCCCGTGCCAAAAGTACATTTCACTTCACCGATATCAAAACATGCTTGTCCAAAAAGGGCTGCCTGCTGATCGCCGATCATTCCAGTGATTGGAATTCCATCAGGCATAAAGCCAAGACCTTGCGTAAAGCCAAAATCGGCATTGCTAGGACAAATCTCTGGAAGAATATTTTCAGGAACCTGAAAGAGTTTTAAAAGCTCATCATCCCACCAGCCTGTTTCGATATTCATCAGCATAGTGCGTGAAGCATTCGAGACATCAGTTTTATGTTCAGCACCGCCTGTTAAATTCCAAAGCAAGAAACTGTCTACGGTGCCTGCAAGGATTTTTCCTTGGCGCGCTTTGGTCCTTGCTTGAGGAGTGTTTTGCAAGAGCCATTGAATTTTGGTCGCCGAAAAGTACGGATCTAAAACCAAACCGGTTTTATTTTGAATGAACTTTTCTTTTTTATTCTTACGCAATTTTTCACACAGTGTTTGCGTGCGACGGCATTGCCAAACGATGGCATTGTTAATTGCCTTCCCTGTTTTTCGATCCCAAAGCATCACCGTTTCTCTTTGGTTCGTAATACCAATCGTGCGTATTTGGGAGCCTTTGATTTTCGCTTTTTCTAGAGCTAAGCGCATTGAGCGTTGAGTTGAGTACCAGATGTCAGCTGGATCGTGCTCAACCCAACCTGGTTTCGGAAAAATCTGTTTGAATGTTTCACGAGCTTCAGCTACAAGACCTCCGGCTTGATTAATAATGCATGTTCTTGAGCTGGTTGTTCCTTGATCTATGGCCATGATAAAACTAGACATAAACTCCTCATTCAATTCAAATTGGGCGATATACATTAATAATGAAGAACTTCTTTAAGAAACCCAACGAAAAAGTTTTCGGTCTAAAGAACCTTGATCGAGACACTCTAATTTTTAGAGTTCTTCCGCGTTTCTTACTTGAAATTCTTCGTAAGTATTTCCGCCTTGAAATTGAAGGTGCCGAGAATATCCCTCGCCGCGGCCCCGTTGTCATTGCTCCCAATCACTCCGGCTACTCTGGATTTGATGCCTTTTTACTCGGCCATGTTATTCAAAACGAAGCAAAGCGTGTCCCGCGTGTTTTAACTCATCATTTTTGGTTCTTAACAGATACGACCGCAATACCTGCGACGAAAATGGGATTTACAGAAGCAACCTATGAAAATGGTGTGAATGCCTTAAAAAAGGGAAATGCTATTGTGCTTTTTCCTGAGGGCGAACAAGGAAACTTCAAGGCCACGACAAAACGATATCAGCTTCAAGAGTTTAAACGCGGCTTTGTGCGCATGGCCCTTGAATGCCAAGCCCCGATCGTACCAGCAATAATTTTAGGTGCAGAAGAAACCCATATCAACTTGAAGAAGTTGAAGTTCACCAAGTTCTTGAAGGGCTCGGTGATTCCCCTTCCACTGAATGTGATACCGCTACCTGCGAAGTGGCGCATTCGCTTTTTAGAGCCTATATATCTGCCCTACAAACCATCAGCGATCAAAGACTCTGAATTAATGAATGAGATTGCCCAAGATATCCAGGAACGCATGCAAAAAGCTATTAAAGAAGAATTAGAAAAAAGAGGAAATCCATTTATTTAGATTTCCTAAATAAGCTCAGTATAAATTTACTTTTTATCAGGAACGTCATCACCGATGACTTGTAGGATTTGATGCCACTTCGCCACGACAATCCCCGGCTCGTCCGCATTACGACTAGCTAGCTGACTCATGATCAAAGCACCTATGGTAACTGCGAAAGTGAGGAGTAAAACATACTCCACCACAATCTGACCGCGTCTATTCATATGTAGATTTTAACACAAATCCAAGGCAGGAGTAGAAATCTTCTCAATCTCTGGACGCCAGTGATCCATTGTGATCTGAAGAGTATCGATAACTAGCTCTAGATCGCTGTCCTCTACTGGACCACGAACTCCTAGAACCATATCTTGATTCCACTTCTCAACTTTAAGGTTGGCCCCCATCAAAGTGGACTCAAAAGAAAGATCAAAAGCTTCTACCGTTGGGTAAAGCATCACTAAGATGTTGGCGCCGCTGGCTTTCGCAAGTTCTTTAGCTTTCACCATTTGCGATTCTAACTTTTGCTGAATCATGAAATAAAGCTTCAAGGCAATAGCCTCATGCACTTGTGCGAAGTAAATACGAACGGGGCCATCAAAGATAGCGCTATTGAAAGCTGGATTAAAATACTTCGACTGCATAAGTGTACTATATGATGATCTCATGATGTCTCCCCCCCAGAAAACGACTCAGCTCAAGACTAGGAAGAAACATCGCCATATTTCAAAGTATTTTTTAAGAATCTTAAATTTATAACGCTAAGAGCTATTTAAGACTCGAAAAAACCTTCTTCCCCCCTATGAAAACGTCCCCTCTTAGAGACTCCCCAACGGAGTAAAATAAAGTCTTCCAACTGGACTCAGTGCTTAAAACATCAGCAGACTTACCCACTTCGATAGAGCCCACCTGTGACTGAAGGTTTAGAGCATAGGAGGCCCCCACCGTATAAGCTGCAATCACCTCTGGCAGGGTCATTTTCATCTCTAACCGCGCCAAGAGACCGACCAAATTCAAATTCTGAGTTGGAGAACTGCCCGGATTAAAATCCGTCGCTAACGCAACTCTAGCTCCTGCCTCAATCAATCCGCGCGCGTCTGGATACTTAGTCTTCATGTAAAGATCTGCGGTCGGCAAAAGCACCGCCGTTGATTCCGACTTCGCTAAGGCCGAAATTTCTTTTTTTGAAATTTGCAGCAGATGATCCCCAGAAAGCGCTCCGAGCTTCACCACCACATCAGTCCCCCCACTTAAAGAAAGCTGATCGGCGTGCGCTAAAATATCAAAGCCTAGCTCTTGCGCAGCTCTGAGGTATTGCTCAGATGCCTTCGCGGGGAAGAAACCATTTTCAATAAAGACATCCACTCGCTCTGCGAGTTTCTTCTTCTTAACAACAGGCAAAACTTTTTCTGCTAGATATTTCAAATATTCTTCATAGCTCTTAAACTCAGGAGGCAAAGCATGAGCCCCCAAAAAAGTATTCAGAATACGGGCTTTCTTGAGTCCTCTCGAAGCTTCGAGCATTTTGAGCTCATCTTTGAGATTCAGCGCATACCCAGATTTACACTCAATCGTCGCAACCCCTTGCGCGAGGAAATTATCAACGCGACGTTGGCCTTCAGATATCAAGTCCGCTAACTTTGCTTGGCGTGTGTTCCGCATAGTTGAAACAATCCCACCGCCCTGTCGCGCAATCTCTTGGTAACTCACTCCTTGATTGCGCATTTCAAATTCAGCGGCACGATGACCCGCATGAATAAGATGCGTATGGCACTCTACAAAGGCTGGCAAAACCGTTAAGCCTTTGCGATCAATCTCTTTGGTCTTTTCTTTTGCAAGGGACTTCGGAAGTTTACTATGAGGACCCACCCATCGGATTTGTCCCTTTGCCATGACAATACTGGCGTTTTTAAGAATCGAAAGATCAGACTCTTGAATATGACGACCGCCTTTAGCAGCAGCCCCCTCAAGAGTTAGCAATTCAGAGATATTTTTTAAGATTGTTACCATGGCCTATTGAAACATAGGCCATGGTAAATTTGAATTCAATTTTCAGATGACAAACTATTTCGGCGTTCCTGGAGCAAACCACACGTCAATCACATCGCCCTTTTTCTCTTTGCCTTTTTCAACATAGATAAAAGTAGCTTTCTCTCGGAACTCCGCGCGGTCTCCGACAGCTCTGATAGTGCTTGCATCGTATTTCAAAGAAATCGACTTAATGCGTGACTTCAGAGGAACCAGTTCACTTTTCTGGCTGACTCCGTCACCATTTTTATCAAACCAAAGAAGAAGCTTATCAAAGTCTTTATCCTTGGCATCAATAACACCATCACCATTTGAGTCATACTTTCTTAAAGACTCAAACCCGTTAGCGTAGCGCTCCCCTTCGTTTCCGAAGAGTTCTGATTCCTTCGAAATCTTTCCATCTCCGTCATGATCCATAACGATGAAAGCCCCTGCAGATCCTTTTTCTGGCCACTTTGTACGACCTGAAGGATTGAGCGGGAAATCAACGTCAGCAGTAAATGACGGTCTCTTATCGTCAAAGAAAACCATCAGCGGAGAGTAATAACCTCCACAAAACCCGTTTTCCCCTGGGAAAAACGCAGACACGCTGTACTGCTTTCCATCTTTGGAGGCACTTGAGTACACACTCGCACTCAGTGGACCGTTAGTCCCCATGTACTCGCGAACCCCCGCATTTGAATTTAGAATTTGATCGAAACTATAAGATTGTAACTTCACGTCGAAGTCGTCTGAGATCTCACCGTTCTCATCAACTGTTGTCGTGAAACTAATTGGAACGTTGATACGAACGCTATTTCCGGCATAGGAAGCTGTTAATGCGCCTTCAATATTACCTGAAGAAATCGCCTGCACATCCGTCGAACCACTGTTTAAAACAACATTGGCCGGATACTTCACAGAGTAAGACCTCATCACACCTTTATCATTAAGAACAAAGCGCAAATGCACCGTCGAAGTCGGCGCAAGCGGATTGCTGACGGAGCGAAGATTCGTTCCAAAGCAAGTGTTTGAAATGTTAATAGTAATACCCTCTTGCCCTGTGCGGGCCGCTTGCCCAGAGAGTACAACCGCTTGAAAACCAGCACTGCTGCCAGCTCCCGAGTTGACTGCGGCTGGCTGTTGGGTCTGCGCCATGGCAGAAAACCCCGTAAACAGCAAAGGCGCACAGAATATCTTCATGACTGGTTTCATATTTCCCCCTAAAAAAATTCCCCAAAATTCCCCAAAGACTATTTATTTCTTTCAATACCGTAGTAAATAACCCCGTCATGAACGGAGTTTCGAGAAAACACAACTCTTTGAACTTTCGCCGCAAAAAGCTGTCCCGATGAAAACTTTTGCCCATCAAAAGTTGAGCGATACAAATTAAAATGACTACCAATGCTGTCTTTATCTAAATAATACTTTACGACCGAGACTGCCTTCAAGCGCACAATTGCTGCTGCTCCCCCAAGTGGCGGTAAATCGCGAAGAAATCCATCTTCACTGTTTACTGTCTCATTGGGATACAAAGGATGATTTCTATTGATAAAGTTCGGCAATGCCAAAGGTGTCAATCGCGACTCCCCTGTGGCCGTGACGATCCCCACAAAAATCGGAGATCTTGCTGGACGACTATAATCAGGCCCTGAAGCCGTCATCTGCCGAACCATGGCCGGAGTATCAAGCATTAACATAACTCCTGGAGTCCAAAAGCGCGGGTTCACCTTTGTAATTTCATTATTGCGATTCAAAGAAACGAATGTAAGATCCGACGCAATATTGGGATTTGCGGGAGGATTACCAATATTATAAGCCAGCCCCGGAGTGTACATAACTGTCGCCCCAAGGCGCTCATTGGTAATCATAAATGTGAACTCACGCTTTCCATTCACATCTAAGGTATAAGTCCTCTTCCCCGTGTTCATGGTCGCCATTGTTCTGTCATAGACGAAATCAAAGAAGGGATAACCTAAATCATCGCGTACAAGGACATTATTAAATGAAGGTTCCGAATATTTCAGATCCCTTAGAATCATTCTCTCGGCGATAATATTATCGACTTTGTCTTCAATTTCATTGGTAATCTGATTTTTAGTCTTAGCCGTGAAAACAAAGAATGCCGCGGACACCATACCCAGAATTCCCAGCAAGGCAATTCCGACAACCAATTCTGCTAAAGTAAAACCTTTTTGATTCTTCATTGCGAGTTCACCACGAATTGATAATCTACGTAACCAAATTGAGTTTCACTGCTAACAGCTCCACTTTGTTGAGACCAGTCCTTATGACTCAATCTCACCGTCACAAGATAGAGACCTTTTAAATCAGGATACGCCTGAATTACAAAGCCGTATCTACCAGGGCAGCCCGGGCAAGTTTCTTTTGTTTCGATACTGCCATTGCCCCAGGCCATCGGTAACTTATCCAAGGCCAAGGCCGCAGCTCTTTCCTCATCGGTTGGAGAGTAATTGATCTGATACATCCTGACGTTTGGTCGAATGTTTTCAATGACGTCATTAATTTGCTTGTAAAGTGCATCCTTGGTTCCCGAGTCACGAGCCACTTTACGCATCGTCATCGTACCTGAAATAAAGAAAGACCCTACGAGCGTCAACATCGCAAGCCCTAATAAAGACTCTAGGATCGTCAATCCTCGGTTGTTTTTAAGTGGTGAAAATACTTTCTGCTTCATCATTAAATTCCCGACTCTCTAGCGACTTCAAGAACATAAAAACGCACCATACGATTCTTACACCGAGTTGCCGTATCCGTTGGTCTCACCAGACCACAATCTGGATCTACCGCTGTCCATCTGAAAGGATCAGCCTTTGCACGCAGTGAAATCGAATTACACTTATACATATTTGCTACGTCCATCATAGCTGGATAAGGATGCCAAATCGGGAAGCGATTAAGGCTCTCGCAACTGCGTCCATCGGCAGCTTTAAGAACCGTGGCATTGCGAAGTTCATAAGTGGCCATTGGATGATAAATGGTACTCCACCGAATTCCTGCAGTATAAGCAGTCGGAGAAATATCCACGCCATTAGAAACAATAAAGGTGCCGATGATTCTGAGTGGGTTTGAACGCGACTTAATAATCAATCGCTCACAGGTATAAAATCCCGTCACAAAGTTTGCCGAAGCTTCGACAATACAGTCTTTGGCTAAAGAAATAACTCTGAACGTGGAGCTCCCTCCCCCTCCAGGAATACGATAGGAGTTCTGATCGTCAAAGATGATATTTTTGCGATCTGATTCCTTATTCGTAAAAGACCATGAATGTCGCGAGTTTCTTGCAAATGACTGACTCCAGTCAGTACCTTGGAAGGCCACTCCATCTTGATGCTGACAGTCTCTATCATAGTCCGTGTAAGGATTTTGTGAGGGCAAAGAGCCCTTCCCCTTAAAGGTCGTTCGCCCCCATTTATCTGTTTCGTAGTGTGATAGCTGACTCAAAGAATCGATAGCTGAACCACGGCGAGTGAACTTCAAAATACCTTCTAATTGACCCTTATTCCAATCGTCTGAAGAACGTAAGTTTTTCTTATTTGCAAACGAAACGTCATAGGCACTTAATTTCAACTCAACATCTGCATAGTTTAGTTTGTTATCATAGAGAAATTCTGGGTTCTCGAAGCGTACAGTTAAATCTCTAAACGAGCGATTATAGCCTTCATCCTTTGGATTATCTGGGTTGCGCACACGCCCAATAGAAATATGAATTTTCGGCTGTACGTTCTCGGCTCTCTGAATTCGATCCAGTTCCTTATTGGCATCTGCAACTTTACGTTCAGCGCTGTCTAGTTTATCTTTTTCATTGCGTAAATTCGAACGAGCTGTGCGTAGATCCGCCTCTTTACGATCTAAAGCACGATCAAGCTCTCTAATTTTAGAGGAGTCTTGCGGTCGCTTGTCTTTTTCTCTGCGTAAGTCAGAATTTAAATCTGATATATCACTCGTCAAAGATGAAATCTCTTTTTCATATCCCGAAATTCGATCCTGACTAATACGTGCGTCGGCCTCAGCATTTTGCTTATTTTTGGTAGCGGCATTTTTAATTGCCTCCAGATTCACTGTGGGTTCTAGAGTCACCGTTCCATTATCAGGCAAATCACCCGCAACAACCATATTGCCAATTTTTATTTCGTATCCAGCAACAGGTCCACCATGATCCTTCCCAAAGGCCCAATCAAGTTTGTCCCCCAGAGACGTCAAAAGCTTGGGCACGGCGGGCTCTACGCCTTGCGGATTAAATCTATTCATGGAAGTCAGACCCAAACGATAAACGTAAGACCGAGCTTGGGATTTTAATTGCTCTCCACGCAGGTCCGCCTTCTCAGTGCGCTTAAGATCATACTTTGAAAGATTGTTCTCGATACAATATTCCATGAACTTCGGATCCAAAGTACCGTTACCGGCAGAAATTCCTGACAGGTAATCCAATCCCAGATCGCGTGCGCCATCGACTTCAATGCCCTTCTGAAATCCACCCATCTGACGAACATCAGACCAAAACTGATCAGCGTTCTTCCCTGCTGTTCTAGGGCGAAATTCTCTGACCACTCCATCAAGATCTTTACGCTGAACGACACCAGAACCAAGAATCAATTTATCTTCAAACGTGACTGGTGTATAGACGGTGTCATTATCTTTATTATCGGCCTCTACAGTACTGGCCTCTGGCAAATAAACATTTCCATTTACAAAAACTGGACTCTCAAAAATTAAACCTGGATAGCGAAGGCGCTCTCTGCGTGAATTAAACTGCAACATTGCCACATCACCAAGAGACACACCGGCCCCCGATTTTGAATCCAATCGCAAATCCCCAGGGACGAGTAAAGCAAAACTTCCCACTTCGCGTGGATAAACGCCGACATAGGAAGTCGTTAAGAGTCTACTACTCCCGACTTCAATTACCTTTCCAGCAGCATCCAAGAGAGATACTTCAACTTTTAAATAAACTTCTTTTCCATATTCCGGAATAATTGCGCGGCGGTCGCGCTCTATGCGGATCCCCACAGATGACACTCTATAATTTTTTAACTCACCGACCATTTTGTAAACGGGATGAAGTGCACTGAAAGATCCTAGGCCGATGTTCATTTCGATTTTATCAAGAAGTGCTTTTTCCGGATTACTAATTCCCATTGCTCTTAAGTAATCAATCGTCTCATGCTTCATCAAAAGACGTTCGATGGATCGTGGATGAGAGAGAATTTGCATTGTCGTAGCATTGCCCGAGCCAGCACATGGCTCTGACATAAACCCTTCTGAAAAACACCAACGCTGCTTAATTCCAAATAGAGTGTAGTCCACCATCGAGTGCAAAGCTAAACGTGCTGAAATAATGGAAGAGGTTTTCGTCACCTGCTCACGATGCTTGATCACCTGAGGAGACAAAAAGTAAAGCATTGTACCGACAACACCTACTGCGATAAGTGCTTGAATAAAAGCACTACCCTTATTGTTAAAAAGTGGTCTCATGATTAAAAATCTCCAGTCTTTCTATCGACAAAACTGCTGATTTTCTTAAGGATTTATCCTTCACAGACCTAGAAACAATAATATGTTTTCAACATAGACGCGTCTCAATTTAAAACAGAAATTCCTTCTTAACTGCAATAGGAGCGAGTCCCAGTGCAAAGACTCCGATCAGATGAACGCTTATGTAACATTAAATTTTTATCATGAGACCAATGCTCGGAACATTCTCACTAGACTAAGAGGGAGTAATGTCGAAAAAAAACCACGGGAGCCTTCCGTGGTTTTTTAATGAATCAAAGTCTTTCTTCTATTTTGCTTTTCCTTGATTTGCGACACTTTCAATGGCTGCCTTCACCTCGTCGGCGTCACCGATGAACTCTTTGTCGAGCACTTTGAAGTTTTCGTCGAGTTTGTAAAGCAATGGAATTCCTGTCGGCATATTCACTCCCATGATTTCATCTGGAGTCATGGCCTCAAGATGTTGCATCAAAGCTCGGATTGAATTCCCATGAGCAACGATAAGAACATTTTTGCCTGATTTTATAGCAGGGACTAGAGTTTCATTCCAAAGCGGAAGGAATCTAGCAACTGTGTCCTTCAAGGACTCACAGTTAGGCAACTCAGCCACTGGAACATCTTTGTATCTAGGATCGTGGGATGGATGACGAGGATCGTTCACGTCCATTGCCGGAGGAGGAGTGTCG carries:
- a CDS encoding hypothetical protein (COG0554 Glycerol kinase), giving the protein MSSFIMAIDQGTTSSRTCIINQAGGLVAEARETFKQIFPKPGWVEHDPADIWYSTQRSMRLALEKAKIKGSQIRTIGITNQRETVMLWDRKTGKAINNAIVWQCRRTQTLCEKLRKNKKEKFIQNKTGLVLDPYFSATKIQWLLQNTPQARTKARQGKILAGTVDSFLLWNLTGGAEHKTDVSNASRTMLMNIETGWWDDELLKLFQVPENILPEICPSNADFGFTQGLGFMPDGIPITGMIGDQQAALFGQACFDIGEVKCTFGTGSFILLNTGTKRVKSKSNLLTTVAWKLKDDDFTYALEGGAFVCGAAVQWLRDGLGLIQSSDEVEALAKKVSDTDGVEFVPALTGLGAPHWRPDARGVITGLTRGTTKAHIARATLEAMALQNADIISVMAKDASRKIKTIKVDGGAAANDLLMQLQADYCGVHVQRPKNLETTALGAAFMAGLGVGIWKDLKDIRRTWKQNKQFGVKMKPAQRKLRMKSWQEAVGKA
- a CDS encoding hypothetical protein (COG0204 1-acyl-sn-glycerol-3-phosphate acyltransferase) — translated: MKNFFKKPNEKVFGLKNLDRDTLIFRVLPRFLLEILRKYFRLEIEGAENIPRRGPVVIAPNHSGYSGFDAFLLGHVIQNEAKRVPRVLTHHFWFLTDTTAIPATKMGFTEATYENGVNALKKGNAIVLFPEGEQGNFKATTKRYQLQEFKRGFVRMALECQAPIVPAIILGAEETHINLKKLKFTKFLKGSVIPLPLNVIPLPAKWRIRFLEPIYLPYKPSAIKDSELMNEIAQDIQERMQKAIKEELEKRGNPFI
- a CDS encoding imidazolonepropionase (COG1228 Imidazolonepropionase and related amidohydrolases), with translation MVTILKNISELLTLEGAAAKGGRHIQESDLSILKNASIVMAKGQIRWVGPHSKLPKSLAKEKTKEIDRKGLTVLPAFVECHTHLIHAGHRAAEFEMRNQGVSYQEIARQGGGIVSTMRNTRQAKLADLISEGQRRVDNFLAQGVATIECKSGYALNLKDELKMLEASRGLKKARILNTFLGAHALPPEFKSYEEYLKYLAEKVLPVVKKKKLAERVDVFIENGFFPAKASEQYLRAAQELGFDILAHADQLSLSGGTDVVVKLGALSGDHLLQISKKEISALAKSESTAVLLPTADLYMKTKYPDARGLIEAGARVALATDFNPGSSPTQNLNLVGLLARLEMKMTLPEVIAAYTVGASYALNLQSQVGSIEVGKSADVLSTESSWKTLFYSVGESLRGDVFIGGKKVFSSLK
- a CDS encoding hypothetical protein (COG2931 RTX toxins and related Ca2+-binding proteins), which produces MKPVMKIFCAPLLFTGFSAMAQTQQPAAVNSGAGSSAGFQAVVLSGQAARTGQEGITINISNTCFGTNLRSVSNPLAPTSTVHLRFVLNDKGVMRSYSVKYPANVVLNSGSTDVQAISSGNIEGALTASYAGNSVRINVPISFTTTVDENGEISDDFDVKLQSYSFDQILNSNAGVREYMGTNGPLSASVYSSASKDGKQYSVSAFFPGENGFCGGYYSPLMVFFDDKRPSFTADVDFPLNPSGRTKWPEKGSAGAFIVMDHDGDGKISKESELFGNEGERYANGFESLRKYDSNGDGVIDAKDKDFDKLLLWFDKNGDGVSQKSELVPLKSRIKSISLKYDASTIRAVGDRAEFREKATFIYVEKGKEKKGDVIDVWFAPGTPK
- a CDS encoding hypothetical protein (COG1340 Uncharacterized archaeal coiled-coil protein); translation: MRPLFNNKGSAFIQALIAVGVVGTMLYFLSPQVIKHREQVTKTSSIISARLALHSMVDYTLFGIKQRWCFSEGFMSEPCAGSGNATTMQILSHPRSIERLLMKHETIDYLRAMGISNPEKALLDKIEMNIGLGSFSALHPVYKMVGELKNYRVSSVGIRIERDRRAIIPEYGKEVYLKVEVSLLDAAGKVIEVGSSRLLTTSYVGVYPREVGSFALLVPGDLRLDSKSGAGVSLGDVAMLQFNSRRERLRYPGLIFESPVFVNGNVYLPEASTVEADNKDNDTVYTPVTFEDKLILGSGVVQRKDLDGVVREFRPRTAGKNADQFWSDVRQMGGFQKGIEVDGARDLGLDYLSGISAGNGTLDPKFMEYCIENNLSKYDLKRTEKADLRGEQLKSQARSYVYRLGLTSMNRFNPQGVEPAVPKLLTSLGDKLDWAFGKDHGGPVAGYEIKIGNMVVAGDLPDNGTVTLEPTVNLEAIKNAATKNKQNAEADARISQDRISGYEKEISSLTSDISDLNSDLRREKDKRPQDSSKIRELDRALDRKEADLRTARSNLRNEKDKLDSAERKVADANKELDRIQRAENVQPKIHISIGRVRNPDNPKDEGYNRSFRDLTVRFENPEFLYDNKLNYADVELKLSAYDVSFANKKNLRSSDDWNKGQLEGILKFTRRGSAIDSLSQLSHYETDKWGRTTFKGKGSLPSQNPYTDYDRDCQHQDGVAFQGTDWSQSFARNSRHSWSFTNKESDRKNIIFDDQNSYRIPGGGGSSTFRVISLAKDCIVEASANFVTGFYTCERLIIKSRSNPLRIIGTFIVSNGVDISPTAYTAGIRWSTIYHPMATYELRNATVLKAADGRSCESLNRFPIWHPYPAMMDVANMYKCNSISLRAKADPFRWTAVDPDCGLVRPTDTATRCKNRMVRFYVLEVARESGI
- a CDS encoding phosphoglycerate mutase (COG0588 Phosphoglycerate mutase 1), giving the protein MYNLVLVRHGESEWNKENRFTGWQDVDLSEKGQAEAIKGGEALKDRGFVFDVAYTSLLKRAIHTLNFILDEMDLVWLPVHKNWRLNERHYGALQGLNKAETAARHGEEQVKVWRRSYDTPPPAMDVNDPRHPSHDPRYKDVPVAELPNCESLKDTVARFLPLWNETLVPAIKSGKNVLIVAHGNSIRALMQHLEAMTPDEIMGVNMPTGIPLLYKLDENFKVLDKEFIGDADEVKAAIESVANQGKAK